The segment CCACAAACACTCTTTGATTCATTTTTCCACATGGTAACTCAATCATGTACAGTAATAAAAAACtgatttgtaaattaataatgttttattgaCAAGTTTTAACTAACCAACAAGGATATCGATCCACCTCGATATGCATGCCGCGAAAGACCCATACCAAGTCCATTTTACGCATTCCCGGTGTTATACCGAAACATGTATCGATTGTCAGACCTAATTTCTTGGCATAGTTCAGCGATGCTTCCTATTATATATACCAACAAATAATCAGATACAATCAATTTGATTTTATAGATCCGCTGATGTAAACAAAATATGATGATTTGAACGTAAACCTGTAAATAATTCATTATAGCCTTTGTTGACATTTTATATTCAGAGTCGATCTCGAATGATCTTACACTAACATCCTGCTGGAAAACCAGTCCACCTTTTACCAACCTTCCTGCCACTGCCAAAGGTTGCAACAAACGTAAGACTCTTATCTTTCATCATGTTAAGAAGAAGAAGTTGTCGTACCGGATAGTGAAGTGATCTCCtcattttccatttcttttatcaCTGAAGGTACTCGAATCTCACCATTAAGGGCTGGTTGAGCGTGCAAATTGATCTTCAAACTACAGTTAATAACACTAAACCTAACTGTCTTTTGGATCGCATTTGAAGTTATGTTGACTCGTTGCAAGGAAACCTTGGATTTATTCCATGTTGAAGCAGAGGGTGGCATGAAGAATCTAGAAGTTGCCATTATATATTTAGATGGAAAACAGTGGTCTTTGATGAATATTGGAGGAGGCAAATGTGACCAAACCTTTGAGTTTGAAGGACAactatacatcacatatatatatatatataatggcaACTATACATCAAACCtttggattatatatatataatatataaaaaaggaAACAAGCAACTTGcaatattaaaatgaaataatgtaGAACAATAAAGTTAAATACTACTCTACTTCAGTGATTACAAGATCTATAGAATATCGTTATATTAATTTTCTAACTTTGatattgatttttataattatttaaacttgaattcaataaattaatattatcaatttaaatattatttatattttaaattattttatggaaaGCACGTACATACCTCTAAAAAATATtgcttttaatattataaatttgaatttaaatgtaATGATTAAAAAATTATTCAAAGTAATTCTAttcaaacaaataaaatatattacaCTTATAgtcaattttaattataaaaatagtttttATTTGTCATCTAATATACACACAAAAATATTTTGAATGTCACACAAATGAGTAGAAATATATTCACACATgtaaatactttaatattttcgtaatttttttaatttaacaaaaatccaacttcttttACCTTGATTTTTAAATAATTGCCATAATTTGACCTAAATTAAAACTTAAGTTTTCAAttttgtataaatatgaaattataactaatttttatagTGGAGGCATATTTTAAATACAAAACGagattaaaaaaattaagcatcaaaatataaaaataaatgtagTTCACGACATAAATCAGTTTTATATATTAGCTTTAATATTGGAGCATTAACATTTGGtattgtttatatatatttaaagtaaTTTCAGTAGCAACATGGAGGTTGTAGACTCTATTATGAAGCTATTTTAGTTGGATTGTAGCATTGGGAAGAATTTATGatagtaattaaaacataaaatggccTTATAATTAAATGTAAAACGCTCTTAGTACTATATATTGGCTAGCCGAAGAGATAAGATGAGATAAATAACCTGCCTTCCCTACATTGATCTGCCCCTAAATCATTCTCACGCAAATTTTAAATTTCCGATTCATATAGGAAACCAGTGATACGGCTGCTGTATTAACTAAAACAGGTGTGGACCGTTTTAATTAATGTGTTACGTAATTTCTCCGCATGCTTATAGATTAGActaaaattaattttcttttatctGTTATCtatgtattaattaaattatatttagttatttttaaattttataattttgatttttgttatgATTACggaattaaaataaagtaatatataattttaattttaaacgtGAGTTtagataatataaatataaataaataatgttCTTATGATTAAACGTGAGTTTTATTACACAGTCGTATTATTTTTGAATCTAAAATTTCAAATGCAAACTCTATTaaggattttttaaaaaatccaaGGGAGCTCCATTCGTGAAGAAATAAACTTTGTGCCTAATTTTTCTTCCCCATCGTTACTagcaagatatatatatatatagaaccaAAACCAAACCCTTTTCTCCTAGTTTTACCAAACTTAAACCAAACCCTTTTCTCCTAGTTTTACCAAACTTCTACGagtacatattaaatttagtggTAAATAATACAAATATAGAAAATGCTACtctatattttacattttaatttaaacaaaaaagTAAAATAGTTTGTGTAAAAAAATATGCTAGAAATTCAATCACATTGAGGCCACGTTTTTAAAGCACAAAGGTGCATTTGAACATTTGTAAGTTTGCATAAATATTGCTCTTTATTCACATGGTTTACTAtttataagtaaatacatacagaTAGACCCTTTGAGGTGGTTATGTGAGATTTGACTTTTGCCTGTACTAGGATTTTAGTAATACAGCATACAGAATTGAGGTCTTGACAGGTATGTTGTATTTGCTTGGCAAAATATGCAGACAATGATGAGCTGAGGGAGCTGCCAAGCGGAGTGTGTAAATAAGTGGGTGAAATTCAATGCCTCTTGTCCCTTATGTAAAAGTGATGTTGGTGGGAGCAGCACTGCATCACCATTAGCTTGGGAAAGCGATGGACGAGAAACCAGTTGAAGATGGCATAATGTCTGGACGTGTCTCATTTTTTGCTGCTTGTTTTTTATAGCATAGCTGggtctctattttttttttcttgccACGTAATTATTTAAATCGGTCATCCCTTTACCAGGAAAATTTCGACTAAATTTGAAACAGGCGTTAATAGTCAGATCAAATTCTAAGTTAATATGTATGCTATGTTTTTTAATCCTCAATCAATCCTGTTAATGTACACACTTcaacattttgatgtttcaaaaaATACCAACCTCAACTTTGCATCTAGCTCCAACTTTTACTGTTTTGACATCAATACAAGTccgttaaataaataaaaagataaacaaGGGCGGGGGAAATATTACCATCTGAAAGCTAATTATACTTTTTACCGACTCTCCAGCATTTCGCATGATGAATCATAATAATTAAGAATGAACTTAATTTAATTGCAATTCAAAATTTAATGATAAAATCACGCAGCAACCACAAGGGCAACAAAACTAGTAATTTAATGATCAGCGCCACAAATTTCGACTCCATTGGCAAAATTTTCCACGTTTATGTATTAACAAATACTACATTTATGATGCGACTGACTGACTGACCAAGTTATGAAATGGGCAAAGTACAACATGCTTCAAACATTCGCCTCTCTTCTACGCTCACCTCAATATTCCTTTACCAAACAAAACTTTCTATAGCGCCTCAAAGTTTGTGGCAAACCATGGAGCCCAGCTCTAAGGATCGCTCAACCAAATGGTGAGCAATTTTAAAGCGatactatttttttatatatattatacatatactCAACCCTAGAatcattaatgaaaaaaaaaattatacacaTTTGCAAAAGGAATGCATTTCATTATCAATAAAGGCAAAGAGAAATCTGATCTCACAGGATAGCCGTGGCTTTGCATAACTTTCTAAGATACTCTCCTCTTTCCACGCCTGCCAAGGGCAATCATCCTTTGGTCTGCCATTCCATGGACATTTGAGTTCGAGCTCTGATGTCAGTTGATGCAAACAAGCGAAGGATCACCTTCAACTTCAAATTTTAAGGTTTTTAAATGCTTCTAGCTTTCCATTTGATGTAAAGGCGTTTCCACTTTGAATGATATCAGGACCGTTTGCACCCCCATTCAAGGGAGTTTCAGTATCCAGATTGTTCAAGAAGTTGTTCACAGCAGAGCTACGACTACCTTCAAAGTAGATAGAGTACGGGAAGTACTCTGCACATCTCACTTTCCATCCTGCGGTATAAGACCATTATCAGACCAAAGGCGTTAATTCCTTCGGCTTGAGCAATCTTTACCATAGACAATTAGCCTTTCCAGAAGAGTAGAAAGCATTATCAATAGCAACAGACATGCATATTTCCACTATTTGCAGGATAAAATTTCCCGCATATACTCAAAAAAGGTTTTGGAACTCCAGCAATAGCTGAGTGCTATATACAGACCAAAACATAAGACAGCAAATGAGAACAAAATTTAAATAACGAAAGTCTTAAGCACAAATATATCCCTTCAAATTGTCTACAGGTTACAGAATTTTACTTCAATCATCTAAAAAGACACCTACCAACTAAAGCAGCCATTTCTCAAGTAATTTGGTCACCATAACAAGAATTGAATAATCAGTGATAAATAGGAGTAAAAACTGATCATGAAGTCCAACTTTCTTTAAGATGCAAACAATATCACAACATCCACATTTTGAAGATTAAAGACCGTGTACTAACAAAAACCATAAAGCCATCAGAGCTCATAAGATTTACAGAAAATCATCGATTGATGTTGAAACCATAATTTTCTCTATATTTTTTTAAAGAATCCTAATATAGTGTAGTTCTTTGGGTAGCTAATCTACAACATTTGATAACAGAATGATGATATTTAATATCATCGAAATTCTTACTAAAACATCTATAAAAGTAATTCATTTCCTAAGAAGGTAATGgagttaaattcaaaattttttagtCAGCATAAATTTATGTGAACTGTAACTTACTCAAAGCAGCATCTGTATCAATAAGAACATTGTCTAAGAGTTTATGGACTGCAATACAGTCCTTGAGTTTCCACTCCATTACCGATCCAAGTGCTCCATTCCTGGATAATAGAAACAGAAAGGGGCAATTAACCTTGAGAGAAAGTTGAGATGCATGGAATACATATCACACAGTAGAAACTTATTACGTTGGCACAACTTTATTGGATGAATCTTCAATTATCTTAACAGCCTCAAGTTTCCTGGTGGGGTCCAAGGTATATAACATTTCTGCGACTGCTGCTCTATGCATCAAGGAATCTGAAGAACAGAAAAGTGAAACATTATATGACTATACCACCTACCTCAAGAAGCCCAAAATGCATTAAGTTAAATAAGCTCAGAAATACCTTCATGATTACCAAGGAAAATTTTGTTTGCCTCATTAAGAGTTTTCTCCTGCAATTGACtggagaaagagaaaaaaaaaagggaattaaCGCATCAGGGATCAAAAAAATAATAACAGTAATACAAAAAACTCCCACTTGGAGGAATAACTATCACAAAGCCATTTCTAGAAAAACCTGATGGAGGGACGCTCAGCTTCCAAGACACTCCACACAAGTTTTTCTGCATCAGACACCGGAGCGGACATTGAGCTCACTTTATGGAAAAATTTGATCTGCATTACATAAAATTCAAATGAACCATATAAAGATTAGATGACTTTGTATCTATGTACAAAAAAAGAAGGTACTTGTACTTCTGCAAGATGGTGCATAATATAGCATGACAGATTTTACATACCAAGCAGCAATGTGAATCCGGATTATCAGCATCCAACCTTAGCAGTTGCTTTACAGCCTTTCGGAAAAAGGAACAAAAACAATACAAACATATCATTATGAGATCATGAAATAATAGAAGTACAAGTGAGCAAAACCATTGTTCTTCAATTCAAAGATATGTCTACACATTCTTTGAGACTCTGTTTGGGAAGATGACTCTGAGAGAGTCTACTAGGACTATGAGAATGGAATGCCCCATACCATGTACAAATTAGTCAAAATTCAACATAAGAAGATGAATTTCAATTTCACACATTCTATGGGTACTTCAAATTCACCATTAAATAAGATTCAACAGATCCATGAATTTTAAAACAATCAAGAGTCAATTTTCAAGTGTTTTATCACATAATTTACACTAAATCCAAAATCCAAAATCCCTTCTTTTAAATTCAAGTTACAAACACAAGATAAGGCAAAGATGTTTGGTTTTAATGATGCAGTTTCATTACTCCAACCAAGTATCAAGGCAGCAAGTGAAAATGAGACGAGGGGGCTTCCTAACAGAGTAAACTGATCCAAATTCTTAATCCACTTGGTTACATTTAAAAATCAGTTCTAGTTGCTCACAGACAAAGAGAAGAAACACAATCATGTTCAATGCAAATATAAATACCTGAAAGGCAAGCAAAATCTTCTGCTTTCTCATATTTACTTCAAAAGAAAGCAAGTGTGTCTCCAAAGAATCAGGTGAGTTCTTCTGAAGCAACTTCAAGTACTTTGTTGCTTCCGACAAGGGATCATCAGTctataaaatatataacattaaacAGAGACCTAGCTTAATAGGCATTAGAGACACATTTTTACAGCAAAAGAGGACTTCAATCAGGAATCTAATGCATAATATAAAGAAGAGAGACAAAGCTAGATAACCTTCAATAATTTTTCTCCATAAGGATCTGGATCTACAGGTTTAATGTGTCGTCTCCCAGACTTAGACGTTCCGCTAGCACTTGATCCTTCATTTTTCTCCTCTGCCTCCTAAAATAAAGCACAGCCTTAGATTAAATCATCAAAGAAATGTTATCCAAGAATCATCAAATAAAGCTGATATACTTTCTTAGCTCGTTCTGCCTTCCTCtgctttttcattttctttttttgagTAGCCTTTGAAGTGTTGTCCTCTACTTCAGCTGGTGAGTTCAAAGGAGAATCGTACAACTTTAGGTAGCATCTGCACTTCAAAAATAAGTTAGGAGTTGAAGCACTCATCAATTTTGAGCAAAGGTTTTCTGAAAAAAGAGACACCGCATAGGAGCCAGACAATGATTCAATCACAATAACTATTAACCCAATTTATGGTCTATCACAGTATCATCCACTCCCATTCCACCATACAATCATTAACAATCAATGCAGAAGTGctaaattaacaaataatttttGCTACAGTAAAGTACAACTCTCTATCCTTAACCCAACAGAAATCCCGGAACCATCTTCCTCTCATTAAACCAGCCACAATCTCAAATTGCAACTTGCCCACAAAAATAATTGCTTATAATAATATCATCATAAAGGAACAAAAATTACCTTCAAGAAAATTTTCATACAGCAAGGTTCAGACAATGCATTGCTGCAAATTTCAACTAACACATAATGAATGCACCTGAAATCTATGCAATCATCCCCCCATTCCCCAGAAGGCTAAAGCAAAAAGAGGCAAAGACTGACGGTGATGGAGTCTGAATTTTAGAAAAAggagataaaaaataaaattgaagaaGGTTTTAAGCTTGCAAGAGGAAAACCATAAAAAGCAGGAAAAAGTTCATAAAAGGATGAAGGTATACAAAGTTCAAACAACAAGATCAACAAGACGCAGGAACCGGCAACTGGAAGATCATTGAATCAACTTCTCATCAATAATGGTAGCTACATTCTTACCATTTGGTGTTGAAAAACTATTTTGGTCTTATATTTAGGAAAGATTATCACAAATGTAGAAGACAAGGCCACCAAAAATCAAACGCAGCTTTGCTACCACAGGTGCACTTCATTACAACCTCACTTACAATCTTTATGTGCAAGAAGAAAAAATGCAATCAAAATGATCAATAATTCAGGGCGgttttcaaatcaaaattcaaacccAATGtaggaaaaaagaaaagatcaAGCCCGGATAAACCTTAATTGATTAAAAAAAGTAAGGAATCAATCACTCAAGATCGATCTTCATTCTTCTTTGATTCAAAGTGAGGAATCAGAGAAAACAAGATGCATAGAAGCGATAACATTGTCACAGATAGTCAAACAGAATAAGTCTACTATGAATCCCTGAAAAGCTAGCAGATCAAACAAAATGCTTCACCTGATGGCACCAGCTGCTGCTTTGTGAAAATAAGCATGGGAATGCAACCGATCTTGAAATCTTAGCATATCAACATATGCACGCAGTGTCATTTTCCGTAAACAATAAGAATGGAAATCAAATTGATCTTCAGTAATATCAGCATAGTGCTTCTCCACAGCTAAAAATTTCTTAAGGGCCCGTCCAAGATCACCTTGTCGAAAGTAGCTTTCACCAGAAGCAAGTTCATACCTTCAAAACATGAACAACACTCAGTAGATGTATTCAGATTATAATAAGAGACAGCAACACGCCCAAGGCAATAAACAAAAACAAACCACATGCACTGCATGTCATGAAGGTTGTTGTGCTGGTCTCCATCTTTTGTGAACAATACAGCAATTTTTTCTGCCAAAGCCACCTATAAGAGTACAAAAAGCTTGCTGAGTGTACAATAATAGCGATAGAGATAAAtatcaaatacaaaaaaaaaaaaaaagatggggGGCAGCTTCAGAACCTGATCAGCCTGCAACATACGCTTGACAGATTCACTGTTTATGTAGCGGTCTGCAAGATCCATACACCTAGCTTCATCTGCCAATGAAGCCGCAGCTACCAAATCACCAGCATGTTTCAATATCCGGCTCTGTGATCAAAGCAGAAGCAACTAATATACACCTACAGCCAGCTTCAAGAAAATTCCAAGAACTTTTCTAGAAGACAGTAAAAGAAAAAGGCTCATAAAGAAGTTATAGCCATGTGGCCAAAACCCTATAAGCAATAAAACCCCCAAAATCCGAAGAAAAGAGGTCATATACTTGGCTCATGCCCATTAAGATTTATTTTCCTCAAGAAAAACTTGTTTCCATTCTATAAAAATATGTACAGCAACTTCGCACAATTTAGTGCACAATAAATAGACAATCAAGGTCAGCATCATGGCAAGTGACAAGTCTAACAAGCAAGTAATAAGTCCAAGGAAATATCTTGAAGAGTTCTCAAGCAATGATATGCCTCATGAAATGTGAGCCACATCAGGCAAAACAAAGTCAAATACAGGAATactagaaatttttttaaatgattcacctgaaaaaaaattaaaaacaggcAGAAGAAGAATACAAAAATTTTAAGGTTGATGACAAGAACAAACCTTGACAGAGTATAAATCAATTACGGTTGGAGTGTGCTGTATAGCCTCATCAATTTTTGAAAGAGCAATGTCATACTGTCCTCTTCTGTCATAATGCTGCATCAATAACTCTTAAGTTATTCAAAGGAAAACGCAAAAGAAAGCACCAGATATTTATTGCAAAGAAACTGACCATGGCCCATGGAGTGAGGAAAGCAGATGGTTACCTACCTGAGCCAAAAAGAACAAAATCCATAAAAGTGTTGAAGGGGGCTCCTTCTCAGTCCTGACATCAATATGAAACACGAGATCAAATGACTCAGCATAATACCAAATGTgtgcttgtgtacaagcaaacaaACAAAAAACATATAGGACTTCACACACAACCAtgtaaaataaccattatgtaCTCATTTAACAGATAACAAATAAGCAACTGAGAGAGGATTTGACTAAACAATAGGCTGTAATAGATAAATAGCACTGGACCAAACCCAATATCTAAACATTTTAAAACTCTTAAGACTTGCTACAATATCACACAACCACCTGAAAGTATATATTAACTCTAACGGTAGCAAATCCAAGTATTTATTTGCTTGAAAGACGTATTATACTATTACTCATGGGCTGAAAGCATATAATACCTATCAGGGTATCTCCCGTCCCCACTAATTGAATGCTCCAGCTCAAGAATAAGTTGCTCCAATATGTCTGCCTGTAGAAGTGTCAAAAAAGCAGGAAACATTAGTCTTAATATCATGTACCCTACTAGTTGGCAAGTAGTGTAGGCTAAtatttaaaatcttaattttaatttttaaatgcaAGGAGACTTACCTTGCCGGGTTGATCATACAAAGGAGAAAGATCTGAGAATAAAGAAGGAACACCCTGAGAGAATAGAGAAAATATATCATTATTTCACCCAATAAGGTATAAACAGCAGTAAAACTCATCTGCATACATACCTTTGTTAGAAGGGGCTTAATATAATTAGTTGCAGCTGCACAGAACTTGTCTCCTTGCAAAAAATCAAGTGGTATCCTCTAAAAAACAGAGTTTGAATATATAAGTACTGTAAAattcatcaaacatcataaagaAAATAGGCATTGCATAATGTCACAGCAACAAATAGAATTGTCATGCATTAATACATAACAAATTTGAGTTTACAGGAAGAAACCATTCAATTACATCCTCACTGAGAAAGCCAAATTCTAAAAGCTCTAAAATTTGACAATTTATTTTATCCATGCAGTAAGGAGGCCATGTCAACTCATGGTCGTGTACCCACCCTTAAAAGCGCAGCTTAACTAAAAGAAGAAAACAAAGATAGTCCTTactaaaaagaattaaatcttGAATTTGTGATGCTGCCATGTCACCTTCTAAGGGTTGACAGTGGCATTTTAACCATCTAGAGTTCATACTGTTGTCACATCAAGACATCAATTTACTCACACCGCAAAAAATAAAACCatcttttttaatattatttcagcATATCACAAGTCAATGAATGGACTCAATCTTTGGTAGAAGCACATCACTGGATTCTTCTCATCACATTATTTCTTAGGTTTAACCCATAAATTGGTACCTAAACTATAACATTTTTCCCATTTTgatacctaaacttttttttttggacACAAGTGATATATAAACtactacttttttttttctcatgttGGTAACTCTATTAGTCCAACCATTAGTCAAACCGTTAAGTCTATTTTTAAAAAAGGCTTAATCCAAAAATTAGCACCTAAACTATACCATTTTTCCCAATTTGGTACTAAACTTTTTTTTTGGTTACAAATGATACCTAAGCTATTTTTCTATTACCCATTTTATAACCATTATATCCATTAAAAAAATTCTAACCAATATTAGACAGCCACTTCATATatactttaaaaaatattttttttaattctgctattttatttttttcttttacattattttttctttattcttcTTTTATAATGTCTAAATGCCAGTAATGCTCGAAATTTGCTCTCCCGAGATCGAGATGCTGGTGATTAATTCTGTTTTCGAACTTCACCGCCTGCTTACCCAACCTAACGGATCAAAAAAGTTCTTTCATCGATCAAAACCAGTGTTTTCAATACCGGCTAGGGTACCGGTTCACAAATAAAGGTTGAAAGGTTGAACCAATTAACCCATAAACCGATACAGACCAGTTGAACCAAGCTAAAACAAATTGGTTGAACTGGTTCTCTCTAATTtttaattgtatatttttattttttatgaattttttaataatttatttaatcaaaccgAGAACGGATGGCCCAACCAGTTTAACCACCAGTCTGATTCTAAGACCTTGATCAAAACCATGAAGCCTAAAATGCTGACACTTGTAAAAGAAGCCCAAGatgggaggaagaagaaagaaaaaaattatagaGTGAAAAgtaacaatatatatacatatatatagagagagagagagaataatATTTTTTGCCTTTTCTTAGCCACATGATCATTTTTAATTGgttatctttttttttaaatagacttaaaggGTTTGAATAACAGGTAAACTAACAGAGGTGCCGACTTGAGAAAAAAATTGTTTAGGTACCAAAACGGGGAAAGGAGCATAGTTGAGGTACCAATTTGTAGGTTAAGCCattttttaaatagacttaacgGTTTGACTAATGGAGGTGCCAActtgagaaaaaaaaatagtttaggtACACAACTTGTGACCAAAAGAAAAGTTTAGGTACCAATACGGGAAAAAGAGTATAGTTTAAGTATCAATTTGTGAGTTAAGCCAATTCCTTATTATaagtcataaaaaaaaaaaaatccataaaCAATAAAAGAAAAGACAGCCACCTTAACAGCAGATGACCAGGTGAACTGTTCTGCAAGCAATTTGTATAATGCATCCAACCGATCAATTTTATCAGAGGAATACTTGCCATTTTCAGAATATAGACCAAAACATTTCTGCAAGCCTTCATAATATCTGGAAAATGCACATgcacaaaatataaaaattgaaagtttGGCTCCCCAATAATCAGAACTAAAAGCAACAAATTACACCAGAATATAGGCAAATATAAATATTGTAGGACTGCAATGAGGAATCTTCAAGCATGAAGAAGCGCTGGACAAGTAAAAAATCTAGTTGATATTATTTATTTGCAATGAGTGATTCATTAATAAGTTTGATTAGGTCTTTTAAATAAGATACCAAAGGCATAAGATTCACCTGTAATTGTCGGGATTCATGGCAAGTAAAGCCTTGTAATGATTGGCACCTTCTTCTAGGCGTCCAAGCTTCACCAAGAGAGAAACCTCTTGTTCTTTGGAAGTCAATTTATCAACCTAGAAGAATAGAATCAGTTAAATTTCTTAAGTCCAACAATTAGGAActtgataaaaatttaaaacttgataaaaatttaaacatttaaacacCCTGGTGTTATATATGTTCGCACTTACTATTTTTGACTCTTTCTTGTGCAATTCCTCAAGTGCTCTCTCAAGAAACCCGCATTCCTCTAGCAAAGAGATCTGGAGAAAAATACCATACCCATATAAACATCAAAGAATCTTCTGGGACACCACAACTAGTAATATATGGCATCTATTAGACAAAATATATGTAATTAGTATGTTACTATGCAAATATATATTGATTAAGCTATTTCTAGGATCTCGTTGCTGTAgtcaaaaaataaatatttcgtAATATTATGTAAAAGAGAGGTAGACTTGTTTATAATGTGTTTGCAACAAAAATCCAGAATGGTTCTGTAAAACATTTAATTAAGGATCAAGAAAGACAGGTTCAGAGGCAGTTCTTACAGGCACCACAGATTTGATTCCCTGTAAAAGGCACAACTCTTCTTTGAACAAGCCATGTTTCTCCCTAACGTGAATGATATGCCTAAACAGCAAAGAATTAAAAACCCTATGGATGCCAATACCACCATGGGCCACAGGTTGGTCCTCTATCTCAGACTAAAGTGAACTTGAAGATGATTTAATTTATTCTCTAAACGAGAAGAATCATGAAAAGCCACACATCAAATGTAAAAAGGCTAGGTTTGCTAATTAGCTACAACATTTACATAAGAATATTAGATTTTGGCAGAAATACAAGCGGAAGGCCTAATGGCATGCAAAAATTATCACGCTGTTTAGAAATAAGGTAAAAAGACATTAATATCTTGAATTTTTGAATATTTATCATTGTTTTATTTGGTTTATGAATAATTT is part of the Gossypium arboreum isolate Shixiya-1 chromosome 5, ASM2569848v2, whole genome shotgun sequence genome and harbors:
- the LOC108453264 gene encoding N-terminal acetyltransferase A complex auxiliary subunit NAA15-like isoform X1 — its product is MGASLPPKEANLFKLIVKSYETKQYKKGLKAADAILKKFPDHGETLSMKGLTLNCMDRKSEAYELVRLGLKNDVKSHVCWHVYGLLYRSDREYREAIKCYRNALRIDPDNIEILRDLSLLQAQMRDLTGFVETRQQLLTLKPNHRMNWIGFAVANHLCSNVAKAVEILEAYEGTLEDDYPPDNERCEHGEMLLYKISLLEECGFLERALEELHKKESKIVDKLTSKEQEVSLLVKLGRLEEGANHYKALLAMNPDNYRYYEGLQKCFGLYSENGKYSSDKIDRLDALYKLLAEQFTWSSAVKRIPLDFLQGDKFCAAATNYIKPLLTKGVPSLFSDLSPLYDQPGKADILEQLILELEHSISGDGRYPDRTEKEPPSTLLWILFFLAQHYDRRGQYDIALSKIDEAIQHTPTVIDLYSVKSRILKHAGDLVAAASLADEARCMDLADRYINSESVKRMLQADQVALAEKIAVLFTKDGDQHNNLHDMQCMWYELASGESYFRQGDLGRALKKFLAVEKHYADITEDQFDFHSYCLRKMTLRAYVDMLRFQDRLHSHAYFHKAAAGAIRCYLKLYDSPLNSPAEVEDNTSKATQKKKMKKQRKAERAKKEAEEKNEGSSASGTSKSGRRHIKPVDPDPYGEKLLKTDDPLSEATKYLKLLQKNSPDSLETHLLSFEVNMRKQKILLAFQAVKQLLRLDADNPDSHCCLIKFFHKVSSMSAPVSDAEKLVWSVLEAERPSISQLQEKTLNEANKIFLGNHEDSLMHRAAVAEMLYTLDPTRKLEAVKIIEDSSNKVVPTNGALGSVMEWKLKDCIAVHKLLDNVLIDTDAALRWKVRCAEYFPYSIYFEGSRSSAVNNFLNNLDTETPLNGGANGPDIIQSGNAFTSNGKLEAFKNLKI
- the LOC108453264 gene encoding N-terminal acetyltransferase A complex auxiliary subunit NAA15-like isoform X2 gives rise to the protein MGASLPPKEANLFKLIVKSYETKQYKKGLKAADAILKKFPDHGETLSMKGLTLNCMDRKSEAYELVRLGLKNDVKSHVCWHVYGLLYRSDREYREAIKCYRNALRIDPDNIEILRDLSLLQAQMRDLTGFVETRQQLLTLKPNHRMNWIGFAVANHLCSNVAKAVEILEAYEGTLEDDYPPDNERCEHGEMLLYKISLLEECGFLERALEELHKKESKIVDKLTSKEQEVSLLVKLGRLEEGANHYKALLAMNPDNYRYYEGLQKCFGLYSENGKYSSDKIDRLDALYKLLAEQFTWSSAVKRIPLDFLQGDKFCAAATNYIKPLLTKGVPSLFSDLSPLYDQPGKADILEQLILELEHSISGDGRYPDRTEKEPPSTLLWILFFLAQHYDRRGQYDIALSKIDEAIQHTPTVIDLYSVKSRILKHAGDLVAAASLADEARCMDLADRYINSESVKRMLQADQVALAEKIAVLFTKDGDQHNNLHDMQCMWYELASGESYFRQGDLGRALKKFLAVEKHYADITEDQFDFHSYCLRKMTLRAYVDMLRFQDRLHSHAYFHKAAAGAIRCYLKLYDSPLNSPAEVEDNTSKATQKKKMKKQRKAERAKKAEEKNEGSSASGTSKSGRRHIKPVDPDPYGEKLLKTDDPLSEATKYLKLLQKNSPDSLETHLLSFEVNMRKQKILLAFQAVKQLLRLDADNPDSHCCLIKFFHKVSSMSAPVSDAEKLVWSVLEAERPSISQLQEKTLNEANKIFLGNHEDSLMHRAAVAEMLYTLDPTRKLEAVKIIEDSSNKVVPTNGALGSVMEWKLKDCIAVHKLLDNVLIDTDAALRWKVRCAEYFPYSIYFEGSRSSAVNNFLNNLDTETPLNGGANGPDIIQSGNAFTSNGKLEAFKNLKI